DNA from Pseudodesulfovibrio senegalensis:
CTGTGCGGCCCCGGCTTGCCATGGGCGAAGCAAGCGTATACCACAGCGCAGGCGCGAAAGCAGACAACAAAAAAAGCAGGACCCGCGTCATGCGTGGGCCGGAGAATGGACATGAGCACGGACCAGACCAAGGAATTTCTCGAAAGCCTGCCCGAACTGGAAAAGGGCAAGACCTTCTGTTTCAAATGCTATCCCGGCATTTCCTGTTTCAACGAATGTTGCGGCGACCTGCAACTGGTGCTCACTCCCTATGACGTGTTGCGCCTGTGCCGTGAGCTGGACATGCCCAGCCGCGATTTCGTGCATTCCCACTGTGAGGTGGAAGTCATGCCCGACACCCGTTTTCCCATGCTGCGTCTGCGCATGACCGACAACGCCAGACGCAGTTGTCCGTTCGTGCGCGAGGCAGGATGCTCCGTATACGAAAACAGGCCGGGCGCGTGCCGCACCTATCCGCTGGGCCGGGCCACGCGGCCGAACGGCGAGGGCGGCGTGCAGGAACAGTTTTTCGTTGTGCAGGAACCGCACTGCCGCGGATTCGAAGAATCCACGGAATGGACCACGGATACGTGGCTCAAGGACCAGGGCTTTGAAATCTACGTGAAGTACAACGACAAGTACATGAATCTGCTGGCCCGCTGGAAGGAAACCGGCAAGTCCCTGCCGGATCAGGTGGTGCACATGGCCATGCTGGCCCTGTACCAGCTTGACGACTTCCGGCGCATGATTGACGAAATGAAGATGTTCGAGCGCGTGGATGTTCCCGAGGAGCGGCAGGCCGCCATCATGGAAAGCGACGAGGCCGCCCTCGATTTCGGGCTGGACTGGCTGGAACTGATGCTTTTCCGCACCAGCGAAACCCTCAGGCCCCGCGCCTGATCCCTGCCCGGAGGTAACGACCATGCTGCCCGACAATCCCAAGCTCCTGAGTATCCAGAGCTTTCTGAAAAAGAAGCGCGCCCTGCACAAGGGGCGGCGCATCGTGTTCACCAACGGCTGCTTTGACATCCTGCACCCCGGCCACGTGGACCTTCTGGCCCGCGCCCGCGCCCTTGGCGACGTGCTTGTGCTGGGTTTGAACA
Protein-coding regions in this window:
- a CDS encoding YkgJ family cysteine cluster protein — translated: MSTDQTKEFLESLPELEKGKTFCFKCYPGISCFNECCGDLQLVLTPYDVLRLCRELDMPSRDFVHSHCEVEVMPDTRFPMLRLRMTDNARRSCPFVREAGCSVYENRPGACRTYPLGRATRPNGEGGVQEQFFVVQEPHCRGFEESTEWTTDTWLKDQGFEIYVKYNDKYMNLLARWKETGKSLPDQVVHMAMLALYQLDDFRRMIDEMKMFERVDVPEERQAAIMESDEAALDFGLDWLELMLFRTSETLRPRA